Proteins from a genomic interval of Streptomyces sp. NBC_01445:
- a CDS encoding APC family permease — translation MPDIPPDGPGHAASDHDASGHDEDAALTELGYKPELKRTLGNFHTFAAGISYISILTGTFQLFYFGVSFGGPAYWWSWPMVFIGQLMVALSFCELAARFPVAGSVYNWAKHTGGPHIGWLAGWMMTIATMVSLAAVALAYQLTLPQISSFFQVIGDGTGQYDAATNAVLLGTILILFTTLINAFGVKLMATINSAGVFIELIAAVVLVGLLAAHITRGPSAIVDTDGYGQGQPLGYLGAFLTASLASAYVMYGFDTASSLGEESKDPARNAPRAILRALIASFVLGGLILLFALLATPDLQAKELSVDGLQYVVKATLGETVGLAVLWCVVIAITVCALSVQTAGLRMAFAMARDNNLPAGSKLARISPRFKTPVVATCLIGIVAIAILVVNIKQPQIFSVVTSIAIIMIYIAYLLVTGPMLVQRLRGEWSPAPGYFSLGRFGLPVNILAVLWGAAMSVNLLWPRAAVYNATGPQHWYLRWGGVLFVSVVATAGFAYYWFVQRKKTGVIAEHAVGEPPEPAPAHGRS, via the coding sequence ATGCCGGACATTCCGCCTGATGGACCTGGTCACGCCGCGAGTGATCACGACGCGAGTGGTCACGACGAGGACGCCGCGCTCACGGAGCTGGGCTACAAGCCCGAACTCAAGCGCACCCTCGGCAATTTCCACACCTTCGCCGCCGGAATCAGTTACATCTCCATCCTGACCGGCACCTTCCAGCTGTTCTACTTCGGCGTCAGCTTCGGCGGGCCGGCCTACTGGTGGTCGTGGCCGATGGTCTTCATCGGACAGCTGATGGTGGCGCTGAGCTTCTGTGAACTCGCGGCGCGCTTCCCCGTGGCGGGGTCGGTCTACAACTGGGCCAAGCACACAGGCGGTCCGCACATCGGCTGGCTGGCGGGCTGGATGATGACGATCGCGACCATGGTGTCGCTGGCCGCCGTGGCCCTCGCATACCAGCTGACGCTGCCTCAGATCTCAAGCTTCTTCCAGGTGATCGGCGACGGGACGGGACAGTACGACGCGGCCACCAACGCCGTGCTCCTGGGCACGATCCTCATCCTCTTCACCACCCTGATCAACGCCTTCGGCGTCAAACTGATGGCCACCATCAACTCCGCCGGGGTGTTCATCGAGTTGATCGCCGCGGTCGTGCTGGTGGGCCTGCTGGCAGCGCACATCACCCGCGGTCCGAGCGCGATCGTCGACACCGACGGCTACGGACAGGGCCAGCCGCTCGGCTACCTCGGCGCATTCCTGACCGCGTCGCTCGCCTCGGCGTACGTGATGTACGGCTTCGACACCGCCTCCTCGCTCGGCGAGGAGTCCAAAGATCCGGCCCGCAACGCTCCGCGCGCCATCCTGCGCGCACTCATCGCCTCCTTCGTCCTGGGCGGCCTGATCCTGCTCTTCGCGCTGCTCGCCACCCCTGATCTGCAGGCCAAAGAGCTGTCGGTGGACGGTCTGCAGTACGTGGTGAAGGCCACGCTCGGCGAGACGGTCGGCCTGGCCGTGCTGTGGTGCGTCGTCATCGCCATCACCGTGTGCGCCTTGTCCGTACAGACAGCCGGCCTGCGCATGGCGTTCGCGATGGCCCGCGACAACAACCTGCCGGCCGGCTCCAAACTGGCCAGGATCAGCCCGCGGTTCAAGACACCGGTGGTCGCCACGTGCCTGATCGGGATCGTGGCGATCGCCATCCTCGTCGTCAACATCAAACAGCCGCAGATCTTCTCGGTTGTCACCAGCATCGCCATCATCATGATCTACATCGCGTATCTGCTGGTCACCGGGCCCATGCTGGTACAGCGGCTACGCGGCGAGTGGTCGCCTGCGCCCGGCTACTTCTCACTGGGCCGCTTCGGTCTGCCGGTCAACATCCTGGCGGTGCTCTGGGGCGCCGCGATGTCGGTCAACCTGCTGTGGCCGCGCGCCGCGGTCTACAACGCCACCGGACCACAGCACTGGTATCTGCGATGGGGCGGCGTCCTGTTCGTCAGCGTCGTCGCGACCGCGGGCTTCGCCTACTACTGGTTCGTGCAGCGCAAGAAGACCGGCGTGATCGCCGAACACGCCGTCGGAGAACCGCCGGAGCCCGCACCGGCCCACGGCAGATCCTGA
- a CDS encoding LLM class F420-dependent oxidoreductase codes for MSFSDSSSTQASAIGRYGLWNTGLRDPDPARATELAETAAELEQLGYGALWLGGSSGIEHAAPLIEATSKITVATGILSIWQHEARETADRWAALEAAHPGRFLLGLGVSHAKLTAQYKRPYAAMVDYLDALDAAGIPAGRRVLAALGPRMLELSRDRAAGAHPYLVTPEHTAQAREALGQGPLLAPEFTVVLEADPDRARATARETLALYLQLANYTNSWLRLGFTEDDFANGGSDRLVDALFGWGDEQRVRERIDAFLDAGADHVAIQVLAPGEDRAGLPREQWRRLAATLEL; via the coding sequence ATGAGCTTCAGCGACAGCAGCAGCACGCAGGCATCTGCGATCGGCAGGTACGGCCTGTGGAACACCGGACTGCGCGACCCGGACCCTGCTCGGGCGACCGAACTCGCCGAAACGGCCGCGGAGTTGGAGCAGCTCGGCTACGGCGCGCTCTGGCTCGGCGGCAGCAGCGGCATCGAACACGCCGCCCCGCTGATCGAGGCCACCTCGAAGATCACCGTCGCGACCGGCATCCTCAGCATCTGGCAGCACGAGGCGCGGGAGACCGCCGACCGCTGGGCCGCCCTGGAGGCCGCCCACCCCGGCCGGTTCCTGCTCGGCCTCGGCGTGAGCCACGCGAAGCTCACCGCGCAGTACAAGCGTCCGTACGCCGCCATGGTCGACTACCTCGACGCGCTGGACGCCGCGGGGATCCCGGCCGGCCGCCGCGTGTTGGCCGCGCTCGGCCCACGCATGCTGGAGCTCTCCCGCGACCGTGCCGCCGGCGCCCACCCGTATCTCGTCACCCCGGAGCACACCGCGCAGGCCCGTGAGGCGCTCGGCCAGGGGCCGCTTCTCGCGCCGGAGTTCACCGTGGTCCTGGAGGCCGACCCGGACCGCGCGCGGGCGACCGCCCGCGAGACGCTCGCGCTCTATCTGCAGCTGGCCAACTACACCAACAGCTGGCTGCGTCTCGGCTTCACCGAGGACGACTTCGCGAACGGCGGCAGCGACCGGCTCGTCGACGCCCTCTTCGGCTGGGGTGACGAGCAGCGGGTGCGCGAGCGGATCGACGCCTTCCTGGACGCGGGCGCGGACCACGTCGCCATCCAGGTGCTGGCCCCGGGCGAGGACCGGGCCGGCCTTCCCCGGGAGCAGTGGCGGCGGCTGGCGGCGACACTGGAGCTCTGA
- a CDS encoding TetR/AcrR family transcriptional regulator — protein sequence MAASGHQGRRPRADVQRNRATLLETAQRHFLRHGVGTSLEAVAKEAGVGPGTLYRHFPTREALLAAVLQTRSEELVARQADIEQLGDPAEALEQWLRAMEEYFSAYSGLPEPLMAAARAQEPDSPLTIPCDILITATDQYVRAAQRAGHVRASVQGYDLFLAACSLAWIKGNGTDEESLGRLRALIASGYRERDTQA from the coding sequence ATGGCCGCCAGCGGGCACCAGGGGCGCAGGCCCCGTGCGGACGTTCAGCGCAACCGCGCGACCCTCCTTGAGACCGCGCAGCGGCACTTCCTGCGACATGGGGTCGGCACCTCCCTGGAGGCGGTGGCCAAGGAGGCAGGCGTCGGGCCCGGCACCCTCTACCGGCACTTCCCCACCCGGGAAGCACTGCTCGCGGCCGTGCTGCAGACCCGCTCCGAGGAACTCGTCGCCCGCCAGGCCGACATCGAGCAACTCGGCGACCCGGCCGAGGCGTTGGAGCAGTGGCTGCGGGCGATGGAGGAGTACTTCAGCGCCTACAGCGGCCTGCCGGAACCACTCATGGCCGCGGCCCGGGCGCAAGAGCCGGACAGCCCGCTCACGATTCCCTGCGACATCCTCATCACAGCCACCGACCAGTACGTGCGAGCGGCGCAGCGCGCAGGGCACGTGCGGGCATCGGTACAGGGGTACGACCTGTTCCTCGCGGCCTGTTCCCTTGCCTGGATCAAGGGCAACGGCACCGACGAGGAATCGCTCGGCCGGCTTCGCGCACTGATCGCGAGCGGCTACCGCGAGCGGGACACCCAGGCGTAA
- a CDS encoding helix-turn-helix domain-containing protein — protein sequence MSDQEELLADPAMLVLARDSRGWTQSELAEQMSHVEGNRISQGYVSRAEAGRIPVRAERVLLFAAALRFTPEVLCQAADTAGAGIGLIHHRKRASLGAPALRRIHATLALTRLQVEAVTRAAALRHPHRFRPIEVNDFDTPADAAETLREEWNVPAGPIDDLVALLEHVGALVVVRDLGTTELDAVSQWPHDRAPLVLLNSTAPGDRSRFSLAHELGHLIMHREPGEGRTQEAQADRFAAEFLMPHEVILGELKPGIDVARLMDLKARWGVSMAALIRRAVDLGVISDWQYRTLMVELSALGYRTNEPIVIRRETPRHIAQAVTWLEGQHHLSATETAHLAGLGREEFHEIYLCASSPSGHKDVPDPSAR from the coding sequence GTGAGTGATCAAGAGGAGTTGCTGGCGGATCCCGCCATGCTCGTCCTGGCGCGCGACTCTCGGGGATGGACCCAGTCCGAGCTCGCGGAGCAGATGTCGCACGTGGAGGGCAACCGCATCTCGCAGGGGTACGTAAGCCGGGCCGAAGCCGGACGCATCCCGGTCCGGGCGGAGCGGGTGCTCCTGTTCGCCGCCGCGCTTCGCTTCACACCCGAGGTGCTGTGCCAGGCCGCTGATACGGCCGGGGCAGGCATCGGGCTGATCCACCACCGCAAGCGGGCCTCACTGGGAGCCCCCGCGCTGCGCCGGATCCATGCGACGCTGGCGCTCACCCGCCTCCAGGTCGAAGCGGTAACGCGGGCGGCAGCCCTCCGTCATCCCCACCGGTTCAGGCCCATTGAGGTCAACGACTTCGACACTCCCGCGGACGCTGCGGAGACGCTGCGCGAAGAGTGGAACGTTCCCGCCGGCCCCATCGACGACCTGGTTGCGCTGCTCGAACACGTCGGCGCCCTGGTCGTAGTCCGCGATCTGGGCACCACCGAACTCGACGCCGTCAGCCAGTGGCCGCACGACCGGGCGCCGCTGGTACTCCTCAACTCCACTGCCCCTGGCGACCGTTCACGCTTCAGCCTCGCTCACGAGCTGGGCCATCTGATCATGCACCGCGAGCCAGGCGAGGGACGCACACAGGAGGCCCAAGCCGACCGGTTCGCCGCCGAGTTCCTCATGCCGCACGAGGTGATCCTGGGCGAGCTGAAGCCCGGCATCGACGTCGCTCGCCTCATGGATCTCAAAGCCCGTTGGGGGGTCTCCATGGCCGCTCTCATCCGGCGGGCCGTGGACCTGGGCGTGATCAGCGACTGGCAGTACCGCACGCTCATGGTCGAGTTGTCCGCACTCGGCTACCGCACCAACGAACCAATCGTCATCCGGCGCGAGACCCCGCGCCATATCGCTCAGGCCGTCACCTGGCTTGAGGGACAGCACCACCTCAGTGCGACCGAGACCGCTCATCTGGCGGGCCTGGGCCGTGAGGAGTTCCACGAGATCTACTTGTGCGCTTCTTCTCCGTCCGGACACAAGGACGTGCCGGACCCTTCTGCGAGGTGA
- a CDS encoding GMC family oxidoreductase, whose amino-acid sequence MDEFDYVVVGGGTAGAVVAARLSEDPAVTVCVLEAGPSDVGDDSILRLERWMALLESGYDWDYPVEQQENGNSFMRHARGKVLGGCSSHNSCIAFWAPAEDLDEWGALGCTGWSAADCYPLYQRLETNDAPGDHHGHSGPVTIRTIPPNDPCGRALLAACADAGIPTTPFNTGSTVVRGAHWFQINAREDGTRSSASVSYLHPILDSRPNLEIRTGLQAKSLRFDDSNRCTGVDYLEPDTIHSGSVAARREVIVSCGAIDSPKLLMLSGIGPAGDLRDCGVEVRVDSPGVGSHLQDHPEGVIMWEAKQPMVTRSTQWWEIGIFAGTEPGLDRPDLMFHYGSVPFDMNTYRRGYPTTDNAFCLTPNVTRARSMGTVRLRTRDFRDKPRVDPRYFTDEHDIQVMIHGLRLAREITAQAPMAAWAGAELAPGPDAQSDDELFSYIKETHNTVYHPAGTVRMGSASDADSPLDPQLRVKGVSGLRVADASVMPFLPAVNPCITTMMIGEKCADMIKAG is encoded by the coding sequence GTGGATGAGTTCGATTACGTGGTGGTCGGCGGTGGTACGGCCGGGGCGGTCGTGGCCGCGCGGCTGAGCGAGGACCCGGCCGTCACTGTCTGCGTGCTGGAAGCCGGTCCCTCCGACGTCGGCGACGACAGCATCCTGCGGCTCGAGCGGTGGATGGCCCTGCTGGAGTCCGGTTACGACTGGGACTACCCGGTGGAGCAGCAGGAGAACGGCAACAGCTTCATGCGGCACGCCCGCGGCAAGGTCCTCGGCGGCTGCTCGTCGCACAACTCCTGCATCGCGTTCTGGGCGCCGGCCGAGGATCTCGACGAGTGGGGGGCGCTGGGCTGTACGGGGTGGAGCGCCGCGGACTGCTACCCGCTCTACCAGCGTCTGGAGACCAACGACGCGCCCGGGGACCACCATGGCCACTCCGGCCCCGTCACCATCCGCACGATCCCGCCCAACGACCCGTGCGGCAGAGCGTTGTTGGCCGCCTGCGCCGACGCGGGCATTCCCACCACACCGTTCAACACCGGCTCCACGGTGGTGCGCGGCGCGCACTGGTTCCAGATCAACGCCCGTGAGGACGGCACCCGTTCGTCCGCGTCCGTGTCGTATCTCCATCCGATTCTCGACAGCCGGCCGAATCTGGAGATCCGTACCGGGCTCCAGGCCAAGTCGCTGCGGTTCGACGACAGCAATCGCTGCACCGGTGTCGACTACTTGGAGCCCGACACCATTCACAGCGGCTCGGTCGCGGCGCGGCGTGAAGTCATCGTGAGCTGCGGAGCCATCGACTCGCCGAAGCTGCTGATGCTGTCGGGCATCGGACCGGCCGGGGATCTGCGCGATTGCGGCGTCGAGGTGCGCGTGGACTCCCCCGGGGTCGGCTCGCATCTCCAGGACCATCCGGAGGGTGTGATCATGTGGGAGGCGAAGCAGCCCATGGTCACGAGGTCCACCCAGTGGTGGGAGATCGGCATCTTCGCCGGAACCGAACCAGGCCTGGACCGGCCCGACTTGATGTTCCACTACGGCTCGGTGCCCTTCGACATGAACACGTACCGGCGCGGCTACCCGACGACGGACAACGCGTTCTGTCTCACGCCGAACGTCACCCGGGCCCGGTCCATGGGCACGGTGCGGCTGCGCACCCGCGACTTCCGTGACAAGCCCAGGGTCGACCCGCGGTACTTCACGGATGAGCACGACATCCAGGTGATGATCCACGGGCTTCGGCTCGCAAGGGAGATCACGGCGCAGGCGCCGATGGCCGCTTGGGCGGGTGCCGAACTGGCCCCCGGCCCGGATGCTCAGTCCGACGACGAGCTGTTCTCGTACATCAAGGAGACCCACAACACGGTGTATCACCCGGCGGGAACGGTCCGGATGGGCTCGGCGTCCGACGCGGACTCTCCGCTCGACCCGCAGCTGCGGGTCAAGGGGGTCAGTGGGCTGCGGGTGGCCGACGCGTCGGTCATGCCGTTCCTGCCTGCCGTCAATCCATGCATCACGACGATGATGATCGGCGAGAAGTGCGCCGACATGATCAAGGCAGGTTGA
- a CDS encoding helix-turn-helix transcriptional regulator, with product MSTQIVRFDGPGQRSALPNGMTNPYQASYGLTKSHPVLTLISRTSIGGRMPPRFMDAKQTAEYLNMSLTWVYRDAPRLGLAVYKFGAGRNAKLQFKVSDVDAWARQQRLG from the coding sequence GTGAGTACCCAGATCGTCCGCTTCGACGGTCCCGGGCAACGATCCGCCCTCCCGAACGGAATGACGAACCCGTACCAGGCCTCCTACGGCCTCACCAAGTCGCATCCCGTGCTGACACTGATCTCCCGCACAAGTATTGGAGGTCGGATGCCCCCGCGCTTCATGGATGCCAAGCAGACCGCCGAGTACCTCAACATGTCTCTCACCTGGGTCTATCGCGACGCACCCCGCCTCGGCTTGGCCGTCTACAAGTTCGGCGCCGGCCGGAACGCAAAGCTGCAGTTCAAGGTCTCCGATGTCGACGCGTGGGCGCGCCAGCAGCGCCTCGGCTGA
- a CDS encoding aldehyde dehydrogenase family protein — translation MPELFIGGRWIAAVDGRVREIRCPADGTLVATVDEAGPQDAAAAVAAAREAFDRGPWPATPAAERGALLLRVAALIERDKDALARAESLDTGKRLVESEYDMADIANCFRYFGNLVASGGTDRIVDTGNPGVDSRVVHVPVGVCALITPWNYPLLQTAWKVAPALGAGNTFVLKPSELTPHTAIILMRLLAETGLPDGVANLVLGTGPDAGAPLTEDPRVDMVSFTGGLVTGRRIMAAAAATVKKVALELGGKNPNIVFGDADYETAVDYALMAVFLHSGQVCSAGARLLVQDELHDRFVEDLVARARAIPMGGPFDEDARTGPLISAAHRDKVEAYVATGVAEGAVLRCGGVRPEDPALRDGYYYPPTVLTECTPGMSVVRDESFGPVLTVERFRDEAEAVALANDTVYGLTGAVWTQNAERAERVASLLNAGTVWINDFHPYVPQAEWGGMKQSGVGRELGPTGLAEYREAKHIWRNTAPRPQRWFE, via the coding sequence ATGCCTGAGCTGTTCATCGGTGGCAGGTGGATCGCTGCCGTCGACGGGCGGGTGCGCGAGATCCGCTGCCCGGCCGATGGCACGCTGGTCGCCACGGTCGACGAGGCGGGTCCGCAGGACGCGGCGGCGGCGGTCGCCGCGGCCCGTGAAGCCTTCGACCGCGGACCGTGGCCCGCCACACCGGCCGCCGAGCGCGGCGCTCTGCTGCTTCGCGTGGCCGCCCTCATCGAGCGTGACAAGGACGCGCTCGCCCGCGCCGAATCCCTGGACACCGGGAAACGGCTCGTGGAGAGCGAGTACGACATGGCCGACATCGCCAACTGCTTCCGCTACTTCGGCAATCTGGTGGCCTCCGGCGGCACCGACCGGATCGTCGACACCGGCAACCCCGGCGTGGACAGCCGAGTGGTGCACGTGCCGGTCGGCGTGTGCGCGCTGATCACTCCCTGGAACTATCCGCTGCTGCAGACCGCCTGGAAGGTCGCCCCCGCGCTCGGCGCGGGCAACACCTTCGTCCTCAAGCCCAGCGAGCTCACCCCCCACACCGCGATCATCCTGATGCGGCTGCTGGCCGAGACCGGACTGCCCGACGGGGTCGCCAATCTCGTCCTGGGCACCGGTCCGGACGCGGGAGCACCGCTCACCGAGGACCCTCGGGTCGACATGGTGTCGTTCACCGGTGGTCTCGTCACGGGACGGCGCATCATGGCCGCGGCCGCGGCCACCGTGAAGAAGGTGGCTCTGGAGCTCGGCGGCAAGAACCCCAACATCGTGTTCGGCGACGCCGACTACGAGACGGCTGTCGACTACGCCCTGATGGCTGTGTTCCTGCACTCCGGTCAGGTCTGTTCGGCCGGGGCGCGGCTGCTGGTCCAGGACGAACTGCACGACAGGTTCGTCGAGGACCTGGTGGCGCGGGCCCGGGCGATCCCGATGGGCGGCCCGTTCGACGAGGACGCCCGCACGGGTCCGCTGATCTCCGCCGCCCACCGCGACAAGGTCGAGGCATATGTGGCCACGGGTGTCGCGGAGGGTGCGGTGCTGCGCTGCGGTGGCGTCCGGCCCGAGGACCCGGCGCTGCGGGACGGTTACTACTATCCGCCGACCGTCCTCACCGAGTGCACCCCGGGCATGTCGGTGGTGCGCGACGAATCCTTCGGCCCGGTCCTGACCGTCGAGCGGTTCCGCGACGAGGCCGAGGCGGTCGCCCTCGCGAATGACACCGTCTACGGCCTGACCGGAGCGGTCTGGACGCAGAACGCCGAGCGAGCCGAGCGGGTCGCGTCCCTGCTGAACGCCGGGACCGTATGGATCAACGACTTCCACCCGTACGTACCGCAGGCCGAGTGGGGCGGCATGAAGCAGTCCGGCGTCGGCCGGGAGCTGGGTCCGACCGGCCTCGCGGAGTACCGGGAGGCCAAGCACATCTGGCGTAACACCGCGCCACGGCCGCAGCGGTGGTTCGAGTGA
- a CDS encoding NADPH-dependent F420 reductase, giving the protein MKLTAIGAGAIGGNLACKLAAAGHDVQVADARGPEAVPADVLEPGARAVPLDSAVRDRDVIIMSIPFERAPELADVLALVSDETVVIDTANYYPHLSGPIEAVDSGQVESVRNAEALGRPLAKAWNAALAETPRMHEDPEPSQRQPRRCWRAHASTSETLNCSFAFRPAPNL; this is encoded by the coding sequence ATGAAACTTACTGCTATCGGTGCTGGCGCCATCGGGGGCAATCTGGCCTGCAAGCTTGCCGCCGCCGGTCACGACGTACAGGTGGCCGACGCCAGGGGCCCCGAGGCCGTCCCGGCCGACGTGCTGGAGCCCGGCGCCCGCGCCGTGCCCCTGGACTCTGCTGTACGGGACAGGGACGTGATCATCATGTCTATCCCCTTCGAGCGTGCCCCAGAACTGGCCGACGTGCTCGCCCTGGTCTCCGACGAGACGGTGGTCATCGACACCGCCAACTACTACCCGCACCTCAGCGGGCCCATCGAGGCAGTGGACAGCGGGCAGGTGGAAAGCGTGCGTAACGCCGAAGCCCTGGGCCGGCCGCTGGCCAAGGCATGGAACGCCGCCCTGGCCGAGACCCCCCGGATGCACGAGGATCCGGAGCCGTCTCAGCGTCAGCCGAGGCGCTGCTGGCGCGCCCACGCGTCGACATCGGAGACCTTGAACTGCAGCTTTGCGTTCCGGCCGGCGCCGAACTTGTAG
- a CDS encoding alpha/beta fold hydrolase, whose translation MEDGDAGLLYVTAPDGATIAAEVIVPARPAVATLLLVPGLGYGPWSWAPQRAEFAAGYQLVLLHNRGTGLSDAPAGPYSIGTLADDAAAVLRALGAPPTHVVGTSMGGYVSLQLAAAHPDLVVSVVVIASSPGGPGALPVPEQTAMLWREHAHLTGEEFARRTMPNSFAPGWTEAHPQEYAELLTARTASPVSPEAWAAQSAACEEFLTDGLRGGGLHQPVTGIHGTADRVVPFENLAELGRQLPQAQRIALRGAGHLCWLERPGDVNEAIRDHLARAGAARTDVPGGAVTAA comes from the coding sequence ATGGAGGACGGCGACGCCGGGCTGTTGTATGTGACCGCTCCCGATGGGGCGACGATCGCGGCCGAGGTCATCGTTCCCGCGCGGCCGGCGGTGGCGACGCTACTGCTCGTCCCGGGTCTGGGTTACGGGCCGTGGAGTTGGGCACCACAGCGGGCGGAGTTCGCTGCCGGTTACCAGTTGGTGCTGCTCCACAACCGCGGTACCGGGCTGTCCGACGCACCGGCCGGTCCGTATTCCATCGGCACCTTGGCCGATGACGCGGCGGCCGTGCTGCGCGCGCTGGGCGCCCCTCCCACCCACGTGGTGGGCACTTCGATGGGGGGATACGTCTCGCTGCAGTTGGCAGCCGCGCATCCTGACCTGGTGGTGTCGGTGGTCGTGATCGCCAGTTCGCCGGGCGGTCCCGGTGCGCTGCCCGTCCCCGAGCAGACGGCCATGCTGTGGCGCGAGCACGCGCACCTGACCGGCGAAGAGTTCGCGCGGCGGACCATGCCGAATTCCTTCGCTCCCGGCTGGACCGAAGCGCATCCCCAGGAGTATGCGGAGCTGCTAACTGCCCGCACAGCGTCACCCGTGTCGCCGGAAGCCTGGGCGGCGCAGTCGGCGGCGTGCGAGGAGTTCCTCACCGACGGCCTGCGGGGTGGGGGACTGCACCAGCCAGTGACCGGCATTCACGGCACCGCCGATCGCGTCGTGCCGTTCGAGAACCTCGCCGAGCTCGGCCGTCAGCTCCCGCAGGCGCAGCGGATCGCCCTCCGTGGCGCCGGTCATCTGTGCTGGCTGGAGCGTCCCGGGGACGTCAACGAGGCCATTCGTGACCACCTCGCGCGTGCTGGTGCCGCCCGGACCGACGTCCCTGGCGGCGCTGTAACTGCGGCGTAA
- a CDS encoding IS110 family transposase, which produces MSTASVPSTSLAPQTHRRRPAGEVVLGVDTHRDAHVAAVLSVTGAVLATDEFPATAAGYRNLLKWAGKSGVVRRAGVEGTGSYGASLSRYLLAQGVDVLDVNRMDRADRRRRGKSDPLDAQNAARAVLSGRACARAKTGDGPVQIARMYKLTKVSAVKARTQAINQLKAVLITADPTLREELAGLGNTELFRTCAGFADLSSLKEVGEESVLQATRTTLGLLAYRIGQLSEQIREVDARLARLVESHAPQLLEVVGIGPDTAVALLIAAGDNPERLHSEASFAALCGVSPVVRSSGRRQFRRLNRGGDRQANAALHRIVFTRLRVDPRTQNYYERRLKEGKTRREIIRCLKRYAAREVFHLIGQPQPEPRS; this is translated from the coding sequence ATGTCCACTGCGAGCGTGCCCAGTACGTCGCTCGCTCCGCAGACGCACCGTCGCCGCCCTGCGGGGGAGGTGGTGCTTGGAGTGGACACACACCGGGATGCACACGTGGCTGCGGTGCTCTCCGTAACAGGGGCGGTGCTGGCCACCGACGAGTTCCCGGCCACCGCAGCCGGGTACCGGAACCTGCTCAAGTGGGCCGGGAAGTCGGGTGTGGTGAGACGGGCCGGAGTGGAAGGGACCGGCTCCTACGGGGCGTCCCTGTCGCGCTATCTGCTGGCACAGGGCGTGGACGTGCTGGACGTGAACCGGATGGACCGAGCGGATCGCCGTCGGCGCGGTAAATCGGATCCGCTCGACGCCCAGAACGCCGCGCGAGCGGTCTTGAGCGGACGGGCTTGCGCCCGCGCCAAGACGGGGGACGGGCCGGTGCAGATCGCCAGGATGTACAAGCTGACGAAGGTGTCGGCCGTCAAGGCCCGCACGCAGGCCATCAATCAGCTGAAGGCCGTCCTCATCACTGCCGACCCGACCCTGCGGGAGGAACTGGCCGGACTGGGCAATACCGAACTCTTCCGTACCTGTGCGGGCTTCGCCGACCTGAGCAGTCTCAAGGAGGTCGGTGAGGAGTCGGTGCTGCAGGCCACGCGGACCACTCTGGGTCTGCTCGCTTACCGGATCGGCCAGCTCTCCGAGCAGATCCGGGAGGTGGACGCTCGTCTGGCCCGGCTCGTTGAAAGTCATGCCCCGCAGCTGCTCGAGGTAGTGGGGATCGGCCCGGACACGGCGGTTGCTTTGCTGATCGCGGCGGGGGACAACCCGGAACGGCTGCACAGCGAGGCGTCGTTCGCCGCGCTGTGCGGGGTCAGTCCGGTCGTGCGTTCCTCGGGACGCCGGCAGTTCCGCCGTCTCAACCGCGGCGGTGACCGTCAGGCCAACGCCGCGCTCCACCGGATCGTGTTCACCCGCCTGCGGGTCGACCCGCGCACTCAGAATTACTACGAGCGCCGGCTCAAGGAGGGCAAGACCCGGCGCGAAATCATCCGGTGCCTCAAGCGTTACGCGGCGCGGGAGGTCTTCCATCTCATCGGACAGCCACAGCCAGAACCCCGCTCATAG